The Manis javanica isolate MJ-LG chromosome 2, MJ_LKY, whole genome shotgun sequence genome contains a region encoding:
- the JRK gene encoding jerky protein homolog, whose product MASKPAAGKSPGEKRKRVVLTLKEKMDICARLERGESRRALMQEYNVGMSTLYDIKAHKAQLLRFFANSDSSKALERRRTLHTPKLEHLDRVLYEWFLVKRAEGVPVSGPMLIEKAKDFYEQMHLTEPCVFSGGWLWRFKARHGIKKLDASSEKQVADHQAAEQFCSFFRSLTAEHGLSPEQVYNADETGLFWRCLPNPPPEGGAAPGVKQNKDRLTVLMCANATGSHKIKPLVIGKCSGPRAFKGIQHLPAAYKAQGNVWVDKEIFSDWFHHIFVPSVKEHFRTTGLPEDSKAILLLDHSRAHPQESELVSDNIFTIFLPASVTSLIQPMDQGIRRDFMRNFINPPVTLQSFHPRYNMNDAIFNVACAWNAVPSDIFSRAWRKLWPAVPFVEGSSSEEELERLRTKPRDPTFAHILELGREAPYHPSSRLHRSLAPEHRGPGLEAGEGHAATAGLAPAMGTLEQAEKDSEEAAWEQAALAFDAVVRFAERQPCFTAQEVGQLRALRSVFVRQRQVKRRRLALRAVVKLEAPQECSPLPCSSLVGNH is encoded by the coding sequence ATGGCCTCCAAGCCAGCTGCTGGGAAGAGCCCCGGGGAGAAGCGCAAGCGGGTGGTGCTGACCCTGAAGGAGAAGATGGACATCTGTGCACGCCTGGAGAGGGGCGAGAGCAGGCGGGCGCTCATGCAGGAGTACAATGTGGGCATGTCCACCCTATACGACATTAAGGCCCACAAGGCCCAGCTGCTCCGCTTCTTTGCCAATTCCGACTCCAGCAAGGCCCTGGAGCGGCGCCGCACCCTGCACACGCCTAAGCTGGAGCACCTGGACCGCGTCCTGTACGAGTGGTTCCTGGTGAAGCGTGCTGAGGGCGTGCCTGTCTCGGGCCCCATGCTCATCGAGAAGGCCAAGGACTTCTACGAGCAGATGCACTTAACTGAGCCCTGCGTGTTTTCTGGTGGGTGGCTTTGGCGGTTTAAGGCCAGGCATGGGATTAAGAAGCTGGACGCATCCAGTGAAAAGCAGGTGGCTGACCACCAAGCAGCTGAGCAGTTCTGTAGCTTTTTTCGGAGCTTAACTGCTGAGCATGGCCTGTCCCCTGAGCAGGTTTACAATGCCGACGAGACCGGCCTCTTCTGGCGGTGCTTGCCAAACCCCCCTCCAGAAGGTGGGGCGGCACCCGGTGTCAAACAGAACAAGGACAGGCTGACTGTCCTAATGTGCGCCAATGCCACAGGCTCCCATAAAATCAAACCCTTGGTGATTGGAAAATGCAGTGGCCCCAGGGCTTTCAAAGGCATCCAGCACTTGCCAGCGGCATACAAGGCCCAGGGTAACGTGTGGGTGGACAAGGAGATTTTTTCTGACTGGTTCCATCACATTTTTGTCCCTTCGGTGAAGGAGCACTTCAGAACGACAGGTCTGCCTGAAGACAGCAAAGCCATCCTCCTGCTGGACCACTCCCGGGCCCACCCTCAGGAGTCCGAGCTGGTGTCTGACAACATCTTCACCATTTTTCTGCCTGCCAGTGTCACTTCCTTGATCCAGCCCATGGACCAGGGCATTCGAAGGGATTTCATGAGGAATTTCATCAACCCTCCTGTCACGCTGCAGAGCTTCCACCCCCGTTACAACATGAATGATGCCATATTCAATGTGGCCTGTGCCTGGAATGCTGTACCCAGTGACATTTTCAGCAGGGCCTGGAGGAAGCTGTGGCCCGCGGTCCCGTTTGTGGAAGGCTCATCTTCTGAGGAGGAGCTTGAACGCCTCAGAACTAAGCCTCGTGATCCGACTTTCGCGCACATCCTCGAGCTTGGGAGAGAGGCTCCGTACCACCCGAGCAGCAGGCTTCATCGGAGCCTGGCCCCTGAGCATCGCGGGCCCGGCCTGGAGGCTGGAGAGGGGCATGCCGCCACTGCAGGGCTGGCCCCGGCCATGGGGACCTTGGAGCAGGCTGAGAAGGACAGTGAGGAGGCGGCCTGGGAGCAGGCGGCCTTGGCCTTTGATGCTGTGGTGCGCTTCGCAGAGAGGCAGCCTTGCTTCACGGCGCAGGAGGTGGGGCAGCTGCGTGCACTGCGCTCGGTATTCGTGAGGCAGCGGCAGGTGAAGCGGCGGCGCCTGGCACTCAGGGCTGTGGTCAAACTTGAAGCCCCCCAGGAGTGCTCCCCCCTGCCCTGCTCGTCCTTGGTGGGCAACCACTGA
- the ARC gene encoding activity-regulated cytoskeleton-associated protein, giving the protein MELEHMRSGGLHAYPAPRGGPAAKPNVILQIGKCRAEMLEHVRRTHRHLLAEVSKQVERELKGLHRSVGKLESNLDGYVPTGDSQRWKKSIKACLCRCQETIASLERWVKREMHVWREVFYRLERWADRLESMGGKYPVGSEPAPHTVSVGVGGPEGYCHEADPYDYTVSPYAITPPPAAGEVPGQEPAEAQQYPPWGPGEEGQLSPGVDTQIFEDPREFLSHLEEYLRQVGGSEEYWLSQIQNHMNGPAKKWWEFKQGSVKNWVQFKKEFLQYSEGTLSREAIQRELDLPQKQGEPLDQFLWRKRDLYQTLYVDAEEEEIIQYVVGTLQPKLKRFLRHPLPKTLEQLIQRGMEVQDGLEQAAETASPHPPTEDEAEALTPALTSESMASDRTQPE; this is encoded by the coding sequence ATGGAGCTGGAGCACATGAGGAGCGGCGGCCTCCACGCCTACCCGGCGCCGCGGGGCGGCCCGGCGGCCAAGCCCAACGTGATCCTGCAGATCGGTAAGTGCCGGGCCGAGATGCTGGAGCACGTGCGCCGGACTCACCGGCACCTGCTGGCCGAGGTGTCCAAGCAGGTGGAGCGCGAGCTGAAGGGGCTGCACAGGTCGGTGGGCAAGTTGGAGAGCAACCTGGACGGCTACGTGCCCACGGGGGACTCGCAGCGCTGGAAGAAGTCCATCAAGGCCTGCCTGTGCCGCTGCCAGGAGACCATCGCCAGCCTGGAGCGCTGGGTCAAGCGGGAGATGCATGTGTGGCGGGAGGTCTTTTACCGGCTGGAGAGGTGGGCCGACCGGCTGGAGTCCATGGGCGGCAAGTACCCGGTGGGCAGCGAGCCGGCCCCCCACACCGTCTCTGTGGGCGTTGGAGGTCCCGAGGGCTACTGCCATGAGGCTGACCCCTATGACTACACAGTCAGCCCCTACGCCATTACCCCACCACCGGCTGCCGGGGAGGTGCCCGGGCAGGAGCCAGCGGAGGCCCAGCAGTACCCACCCTGGGGGCCTGGTGAGGAAGGGCAGCTGAGTCCCGGGGTGGACACACAGATCTTTGAGGACCCAAGGGAGTTCCTCAGCCACCTGGAGGAGTACCTGCGACAGGTGGGTGGCTCTGAGGAGTACTGGCTGTCACAAATCCAGAACCATATGAACGGGCCAGCCAAGAAGTGGTGGGAGTTCAAGCAGGGCTCCGTGAAGAACTGGGTGCAGTTCAAGAAGGAATTCCTGCAGTACAGCGAGGGCACGCTGTCCCGAGAGGCCATCCAGCGCGAGCTGGACCTGCCGCAGAAGCAGGGAGAGCCGCTGGACCAGTTCCTGTGGCGCAAGCGGGACCTGTACCAGACGCTGTATGTGGACGCCGAGGAGGAGGAGATCATCCAGTATGTGGTGGGCACCCTGCAGCCCAAGCTCAAGCGCTTCCTGCGCCACCCGCTGCCCAAGACCCTGGAGCAGCTCATCCAGAGGGGCATGGAGGTGCAGGACGGCCTGGAGCAGGCGGCCGAGACGGCCAGTCCCCACCCGCCCACCGAGGACGAGGCGGAGGCCCTCACACCAGCCCTCACCAGCGAGTCCATGGCCAGTGACCGAACCCAGCCTGAGTAG